In Insulibacter thermoxylanivorax, the following are encoded in one genomic region:
- a CDS encoding stalk domain-containing protein, translating to MNSKQTVLGMARETNAVAGVNASFFHMNAALGNPLGAQIVDQELTVSPLFLKGWYSFGVTTDRKPVIGEYDFDGTVMTESGATYELRGINKPLMWDEDLNQSHTDSIFMYTSVWGPHPRAERSHYPPTEVLVVDGIVTQMSIDEMLDVEIPENGYLLRGEGKGAEFLQEHVNIGEPILTFYQMRDRHTGAPVDPTQFKMLIGGQTLLVDQGRATAYTTDVKNNSGYSPAARTAVGYSADGRYVYLLTADRSSTSRGMTLKELQEAMIQVGVWRGINLDGGGSTTMVARELGDTTASLVNTPSQGSMRQVVNGIGVYTTAPQGQIIGLIMDQMPFLFVGERAELPVRGYDEYYNPVTKIDLTSPEYEFSVTEGYGRFEQGRFIPSQKGKATITVKKGAAEAKTDVVIVDRTDIDRLVIEVPDAAIRNGSMLELTVKSKLKDGRSREVPADAIEWKIEGFRGSVSDGVLTVEEVAEDATARLIATYDGLSTAILLPTLAREMWADFDTTMPPISVDLIDPLAIVSYEVTNEVAGEAADSNVLKWRYDFSQIGQIYGSKPPKIAIEFNRGAGVEVQGNPQELVLDVYGDGKSSRLWLEATDTKGTLHTIPIGTIDWTGWRTVEIDLSSRKIPYPLTLQRLVQESPENPLPNIDLSMISLEELMAMVDPEVVRGELAIDNIVFQAVQMPADPENKRIELQVNNTKMLVDGEERTLDQPPVIIDRYTMVPIRFIVEALDGDVSYDPQTNKVTLVRGGQYIEMWIGEQEMNFNGRKVTAPIAPTALNNRTLVPVRVLSEYLGWDVYWDNDTQSITLIGRN from the coding sequence GTGAACAGCAAGCAGACCGTCCTTGGGATGGCCCGCGAGACCAATGCTGTAGCAGGCGTGAACGCGTCGTTCTTCCATATGAATGCAGCATTGGGCAATCCGCTTGGCGCTCAGATCGTGGATCAGGAGTTAACGGTATCGCCTTTGTTCCTGAAGGGATGGTATTCCTTCGGCGTGACAACGGACCGCAAGCCCGTGATCGGCGAATATGACTTTGACGGCACCGTCATGACGGAAAGCGGTGCAACTTATGAACTCAGAGGGATTAACAAGCCGCTCATGTGGGATGAGGATCTTAACCAGAGCCACACGGACAGCATCTTCATGTATACGTCTGTCTGGGGGCCGCATCCGCGGGCAGAGCGCAGCCATTATCCACCGACGGAGGTTCTGGTGGTCGATGGGATCGTCACCCAGATGTCCATCGATGAGATGCTGGATGTGGAGATTCCAGAGAACGGCTATCTGCTGCGTGGTGAAGGCAAGGGTGCGGAATTCCTGCAGGAACATGTGAACATCGGCGAGCCGATCCTTACGTTCTATCAGATGCGGGACCGTCATACAGGAGCGCCGGTAGATCCCACCCAGTTCAAGATGCTGATCGGCGGGCAGACGCTGCTGGTTGATCAGGGCCGGGCGACGGCTTACACGACGGATGTCAAGAATAACTCCGGCTATTCACCAGCAGCCCGGACAGCAGTGGGCTATTCGGCGGACGGCCGGTATGTGTACCTGCTGACTGCTGACAGGTCCTCGACCAGCCGCGGCATGACGCTGAAGGAACTGCAAGAGGCGATGATCCAAGTTGGCGTATGGCGCGGCATCAATCTCGACGGCGGCGGTTCGACTACGATGGTGGCGCGGGAGCTTGGCGATACAACAGCATCCTTGGTGAATACACCTTCTCAAGGGTCGATGCGCCAAGTAGTGAACGGCATCGGCGTGTATACGACGGCGCCGCAAGGTCAGATCATCGGTCTGATCATGGATCAGATGCCATTCCTGTTCGTCGGTGAGCGCGCAGAGCTGCCGGTCAGAGGCTATGATGAGTACTACAACCCGGTAACGAAGATCGATTTGACATCCCCTGAATATGAATTCTCGGTGACGGAAGGATACGGGCGATTCGAGCAGGGCCGCTTCATCCCGAGCCAGAAAGGCAAGGCCACGATCACCGTCAAGAAGGGAGCAGCTGAAGCGAAGACCGATGTGGTGATCGTCGACCGCACGGATATCGATCGCTTGGTCATCGAAGTGCCGGATGCAGCGATTCGCAATGGCAGCATGCTCGAACTGACCGTGAAGTCCAAGCTGAAGGACGGCCGCTCGCGTGAAGTTCCGGCGGATGCGATCGAGTGGAAGATCGAGGGCTTCCGCGGCTCGGTGAGCGATGGCGTCCTGACTGTGGAAGAAGTCGCTGAAGATGCGACAGCGCGTCTCATCGCAACCTACGACGGGCTGAGCACCGCGATCCTTCTGCCTACTCTGGCGCGCGAGATGTGGGCGGACTTCGATACGACCATGCCGCCGATCTCTGTGGACCTGATCGACCCGCTGGCGATCGTAAGTTATGAAGTGACGAACGAAGTCGCCGGAGAAGCAGCGGATTCGAATGTGCTGAAGTGGCGCTATGATTTCAGCCAGATCGGGCAGATCTATGGCAGCAAACCGCCGAAGATTGCGATCGAGTTCAACCGCGGTGCCGGTGTCGAAGTGCAAGGGAATCCGCAAGAACTCGTACTCGATGTCTACGGCGACGGCAAGTCCAGCAGACTTTGGTTAGAGGCTACGGACACAAAAGGCACCCTGCATACGATACCTATAGGTACTATAGACTGGACGGGCTGGCGCACAGTGGAGATCGATCTCAGCAGCCGCAAGATCCCATATCCGCTGACGCTGCAGCGTCTGGTCCAAGAATCGCCGGAGAATCCTCTGCCGAATATCGACCTCTCTATGATCTCGCTGGAGGAGCTGATGGCGATGGTGGATCCTGAGGTCGTGCGCGGTGAGCTTGCGATTGACAATATCGTCTTCCAAGCGGTTCAGATGCCGGCTGATCCGGAGAACAAGCGGATCGAGCTGCAAGTGAACAACACGAAGATGCTGGTGGACGGCGAAGAGCGCACCCTTGATCAGCCGCCGGTGATCATCGACCGGTATACGATGGTGCCGATTCGCTTCATCGTCGAGGCACTGGACGGCGACGTCTCCTATGATCCGCAGACGAACAAGGTAACGCTGGTGAGAGGCGGACAATATATCGAGATGTGGATCGGTGAACAGGAGATGAACTTCAATGGCCGCAAAGTCACCGCACCGATCGCGCCGACAGCGCTGAACAACCGGACGCTGGTTCCTGTGCGGGTGCTGTCGGAATATCTCGGTTGGGATGTCTATTGGGATAATGATACGCAATCTATAACCTTAATCGGACGCAACTAG